A genomic stretch from Etheostoma cragini isolate CJK2018 chromosome 8, CSU_Ecrag_1.0, whole genome shotgun sequence includes:
- the hprt1l gene encoding hypoxanthine phosphoribosyltransferase 1, like isoform X1 — translation MASYLQIADDEKGHDLDLFCVPRHYENDLDKVIIPHGLIMDRTERLARDIIRDMGGHHIVALCVLKGGYKFFADLLDYIKALNQNSDKSVPLTVDFIRVKSYCNDQSTNNVKVIGGDELSNLSGKNVLIVEDIVETGRTMQTLLSLLSECNPKMVKVVRDFVSNILCVIPAFWLRGPRGVQGTDRTTLVSRCQIPFWWATLWITMSTSEISVTSVY, via the exons ATGGCTTCGTATCTGCAG ATCGCTGATGATGAGAAAGGCCACGATCTGGACCTTTTCTGTGTCCCCAGACATTATGAGAACGACTTGGACAAGGTGATCATCCCCCATGGGCTTATCATGGACAG GACAGAGCGCCTGGCCCGCGACATAATCCGGGACATGGGGGGACACCACATTGTAGCTCTGTGTGTGCTAAAAGGAGGATACAAGTTCTTCGCAGACCTCCTGGACTACATTAAAGCACTGAACCAGAACAGTGATAAATCAGTCCCCCTGACAGTGGATTTCATTAGGGTGAAGAGCTACTGT AATGACCAGTCAACAAACAATGTCAAAGTCATAGGAGGGGATGAGCTGTCCAATCTCTCAGGCAAG aatgttttaattgttgag GATATTGTGGAGACAGGAAGGACGATGCAGACGTTACTTTCCCTGCTGAGTGAATGCAATCCCAAGATGGTTAAAGTTGTAAG GGATTTTGTTTCAAATATCCTCTGTGTAATTCCAGCCTTCTGGTTAAGAGGACCCCGAGGAGTTCAGGGTACAGACCGGACT acattGGTTTCGAGGTGCCAGATTCCTTTCTGGTGGGCTACGCTTTGGATTACAATGAGTACTTCAGAGATCTCAGT caCATCTGTATACTGA
- the hprt1l gene encoding hypoxanthine phosphoribosyltransferase 1, like isoform X2 has translation MASYLQIADDEKGHDLDLFCVPRHYENDLDKVIIPHGLIMDRTERLARDIIRDMGGHHIVALCVLKGGYKFFADLLDYIKALNQNSDKSVPLTVDFIRVKSYCNDQSTNNVKVIGGDELSNLSGKNVLIVEDIVETGRTMQTLLSLLSECNPKMVKVVSLLVKRTPRSSGYRPDYIGFEVPDSFLVGYALDYNEYFRDLSHICILNDQAKEKYKV, from the exons ATGGCTTCGTATCTGCAG ATCGCTGATGATGAGAAAGGCCACGATCTGGACCTTTTCTGTGTCCCCAGACATTATGAGAACGACTTGGACAAGGTGATCATCCCCCATGGGCTTATCATGGACAG GACAGAGCGCCTGGCCCGCGACATAATCCGGGACATGGGGGGACACCACATTGTAGCTCTGTGTGTGCTAAAAGGAGGATACAAGTTCTTCGCAGACCTCCTGGACTACATTAAAGCACTGAACCAGAACAGTGATAAATCAGTCCCCCTGACAGTGGATTTCATTAGGGTGAAGAGCTACTGT AATGACCAGTCAACAAACAATGTCAAAGTCATAGGAGGGGATGAGCTGTCCAATCTCTCAGGCAAG aatgttttaattgttgag GATATTGTGGAGACAGGAAGGACGATGCAGACGTTACTTTCCCTGCTGAGTGAATGCAATCCCAAGATGGTTAAAGTTGTAAG CCTTCTGGTTAAGAGGACCCCGAGGAGTTCAGGGTACAGACCGGACT acattGGTTTCGAGGTGCCAGATTCCTTTCTGGTGGGCTACGCTTTGGATTACAATGAGTACTTCAGAGATCTCAGT caCATCTGTATACTGAACGATCAAGCCAAGGAGAAGTACAAAGTGTGA